In the Ictidomys tridecemlineatus isolate mIctTri1 chromosome 10, mIctTri1.hap1, whole genome shotgun sequence genome, CAAAGTGGGCCTCAGCTATAGATGGGAAACTTCAGGCCCTGAGAGGGCTGGCCAGACTCACCAGTCGCAGTGAAGAGGGAGGCCGGGTGGGAGAGCTCCTGCCCAGGGGGCAGGGCCCCATAGGGACCCGGAAGGCAGGGCAGGAGGTCGTTCCGAAAGTCAAGCTTGTGGGATTCACCCTGTGTGGGACACCGGGAGAGGGGCAGTGAGTGAGGAGCCACTTTGtgctttctttctgtgtctcttaAGTCCCTGCTTCTTGCTCTCCCACCCTTATCTCCCCTCCAAGGGCTGGCTGGCACTAAGAGGGGACTTGGGTGTTAGCCCCTGCCTCTCTCAGAACCTTCTCTGACCATCCTTGTATTTAGCCAGAGAACACAGGTGCTAATTGCTCAGTAGTGACAGGATAGGACAGAATGTTTCTGGTCAAGATTCTGCTGTACTCTGTTGAAAGTAGATGCCCATAGCTCAGGCCACCCCTGACTCTCAGATccactccccagccctccagccccagTACCTTCATCTTTTCCTGGTGTCTCAGGATCATGTAAGCCACGCGTACGTGCATGGCACACCACTTCCCTGGTTTCTGCCGCCCCAGGATGACCaaaggcaaagggaaggaaagaatgtTCACTCATCACCCACTCCAAGCCTGGTCCTGGGCCCAGCCTTGCCACAAAACATCCCCACTCATCATCCCTAAAATTGAGGGATGATTAGGTTCATTTTAAAGcctaggaaactgaggctcagagagagaaACTGCCTTGCCCAAGATCCCATGGCCAGTTACATCTGAGCTCAGGTCTGCAACTTTGAAGACCTTCACTTTCTACTGTTTCTTATCTGGCTGCCTCCACGTTTTAAGCTTCTCACTCTTTCCCGAATAGGACCCACCCACTCAACCAAACAAGCTGACACACCAGCCCCCAGCCTCATGCAGCCTGAGGTCTTCACCAAACTCACCCTCAAAGGTGGCCGGAAATGGTCGGGGATCTGGGGATGGCAAAGGAGAGATTGGAGGCGATTCAGACCTGTTTACTGACCTGAGTGTCTCATCTCCATTGTACCCACTCACCCCCAGATACTTCCCTGAGATTCTATGCCTCTAACCTTTCCAGCCTTTGTCAAAACTCCTTTCCCATCTCTCCCACTCCAGGCATCTCTTCTCCAGCACCAAGTTCTGAACCTGGCCCCAGGGAGGTGCCCTTTTAGGCCACGTAGGGGGTGGCCTGAGCAGGAGGACAGATTTCTCAATCAGATAAGCTATCCTATTAATAGCTTTATGTAATGGGGGTCTGTTTAAGATTTATTTAGATTAAGACACCCTTTAAGAAGTTGATAAACATCTGGACTAGTCTATCCTCTAAGAAACACATTCTATACTTTTCACAATGTTCCCAGAGCCATGGGTCTAAGCCTGCTACAAATGCCAAGGGGAAGAGACCGCTCTGGCTCCCCCAGCCACTTCACAAAAGGAAGCTTATCTTAACTGTTTTATAGACAGGGCTTCCTGGTATGATGTcatttgggaaaaaattaaaaagttctgtGACTTAAATTTGAAAACCCCTACAAAAACCACTGTCcttgggctggggtgtagttcaaCAGTACAATACATGGGTgaagccctgggcttgatccctaagcaccacaaaaaacaaaaccaaagaacaaAATAGTGTCCTGGTAATTATCTTATTCCTAGGACAATCTCAAGAAATTCCTATTCCTCATGTCTGGGAATTCCTGGTGTTTATATAAATCCTCTTTCCTTAAACACCCAAGAACACCCCAATCATGTATTAAAGAGAAAAAGCCAGTGGTTCACTCTTAAGACAACCCTGCTCTCCCGTCAACACACGTTCTAGCTCCCCGAGGATCTGCCCTGGCCCCCCTCACCTGTGTCCCCTTCTGGGGGAGCCCGCTCGGCACTGGCCCCAGTCGTGGTGGCAGCTCAGGGTTCGTGCTCTGGGAAAGGGGAGTGGAGGGATCAGACTGGAGAGCTGGCACCAAGCATACAAGGAGTCTAGAACCAAGCTGGGGTATGGGACAGCAAAGGAGCATGGCTGTGCAAAAACCTGGGTCCAGAAGGGAGGGCAGGAGTCTAGGCATGGTTTTGGGAAGCGGGGGAAAAAGGTATGTGGATCCAGGGAATCTAGGTTTGTAGAGGACAGAAGGTGGCAACAGTGTCTAGATTGGGAGCTCACCTTGGGCTGGAAGGCCCCCTGCAGGGAGCCAAAGGAGACAGCCGGCGGGAGGCCCGGAGGTAGCCCGGGCACTGCGGGAGGGAAGGCCGTGTACGGCTGTGGAGAGAAGGGGACTAGTCCAAGCAGGGAGTGGAGGTGCAGCCCAGGTCTGGTCTGCCCATCAGTCCTCTGGCCTCCACCCTAAACCCTCCAGGAAGATTTCCCAGGTTCAAGACTCTTGCTTTTGGGGCTGGAGACTGGACCTGAACAGTCAGGGCCACACGTAGTGGTGCATTCAtgcccacaccacacacacacacacacacactcacattatGTCGGAAAAGGCCTTCCATCTTTCCTGGGTATTTCTCAAActagggaagagaagggaagagtaAGCTGCCAGCCAGGGACCCAGGGCCTTCCCCTGGAAGCCGCACCCTCCCGCCAGGTCTCTGAGCTTCATCAACTGGCCCAATGAGGAGCTCACCATGTGGGGGCCGTGGGGTGGCAGCAGGCCCGGGGGATAAGGGGTGAAGTGCTGGTGGGTGTGCTGGTGGGTGTGCTGGTGCTGGTGGTTGTGCTGGTGGAACTGGAAGGCCAGGGGCCGGGCCgagccccctgcccccaccacctCAGGGCCACCCTGGGCATTCAGGTAGCGAGAGTTCAGGTCCTGGCCGATCAGGTCCTGCtctgtgggaggggaggggtagaaGGCTTTAACTTCTGTGGCCACCAAGTCAGCCTCCTTGGGCCCAAGTGATTGGCCTTCCCTCTGGCCTTGAGCCAGTCCCTCCTCAAGCCCTGCTGTCTGCTGAGGCCCAGATGCCCCAAAGCCAATTGGGCCCGAGCTTGGGGCCATGGCCCCCCACCCCCCGGCCAGGACCCCAAACTCACCAGAAAGGGCGTTAGCGGCTGAGGCCCCAGGGTGCCCTGGCACCtgcagcaggggtgggggagggggcagggttgGGCCAGGGGAGAACAAGGAggggtggtggggtggtgggggggcCCGCAGCCCATGGGGGGGAAAGCCGTGGGTGGACAAAGGCAGGGGCAGTGAGGGCGTCGGGGGCCGGTGGGTGAGCTGCGCGGACGAGGAGGAGgcagatgaggaggaagaggacgaAGAGGATGATGAGGGGGGAGGCTGAGCCACGGGAGGGGCCGGGGCCTTGGGGGGCGGCCGTGAAGAGCTGGGGAGAGAAGTGGGGAGATGAGTGAGGGGGTTGGGAGGTGCCAGCTCTGACGGGAGGGGGTCAGAAGCCTGGGTGATACCGTGACCCTGGTTCTCCAACACAGAAGATGGCAGAACCCGGCCCCCAGGAACTCCCCCAGGGAACCCATCCTCAGACTGAGGTGCCTCCCACTCCCGACAAccccattttctccttttctacgTCTCTTCTTCCACAGAGCTGCCACTGCCATATCCAGCCATATGACTTTCCCTTTTCTGACTCAACTACAGCACAAAACAGATCACTCATTTTGACGCTTAATTACAACAGGCCACCTGGGTTCCCACCCTAACATAGTGGAAGCAGCACCATGTTGGCCTGTCCTGGGATTCAGGAGACCTGAATTCTAGGCCCATCTTGCCATGAACACCctgggtgaccttgagcaagtcactgcccctctctgagccttagttttctcaatataacaacaatgataatgatgatgacaaCAACAGTTATAGCATCAATAATAAGAATGTCAATAATTCTTACCCTTTGGTGAGCACTTACTGCAGGCCAAGTGCTGGCACCTGCTTTATAAACTAAtacaagtctccaaacatttcacACCACCTTTCCAAAGTGTTGCCACAGCCACGCAACCATCTGTACTACACCACTTACTTCTTTCTATAGCTTAACTTTCTGTTTTAACCTCACCCTAAGCAATACCATGTGAAATCAAGGATTTGAGGTATTTTGCTAAAGCACATAACAGCTATAATGACTATTTCGTAGTTTACTCAGGTTAAGATCTGTCATCATTCCACATCCCCACTTATGAGTGTACACACTTTGGGAAACACTGCATTCACTCAGAATCAACAGCTTTAGGATGAAGGTaccattattatttcatttcccagaaaaaaaggaaattgaggctcagaggggtTAAATGACTTGTCAAAAATCACACAGCCAATAAGTGGCAGAGCAATAATTTCAATTCAGGTCTGACTGACACCAAAGCCAGCACTCTTTATCATCATGTCAGCATTTCCCAAAGTATGTTCCAAAGAACACACTATTCCTAGCAGATATGCCTTATGAAAAGTTCtcaccagtaaaaaaaaaaaaaaaattgggtaaCAGATCAAACTGGATTACCctgcacataaatatataaaggtcTCATATAAGTCCTGCAGTAATCTCTTTAAAATTTACTTCACCGAGTGTCTCAAACTTTTCAGCCTCAGAATCCTTTTTCAAGTCACACCCACAGGTATCATCCCATGTCCCAGTTAGAGTGCCAAGGGTTGGCGCCAAAATATCCATGCCTATCCAAGATCACAGCAAACCCTTGGACTACTCACCTGCCAGTGCTGAGGTCCAGGCTGCTGCCATAGGGAGAAGTGCGGAGGCCGAAGGGCGAGACCCGAAGCTGcagctggggttggggtgggggtggcagaCTGGGGGTGGCCGGCAAGGGTGCTGGGGGTGAGACAGGAGGCCGAGGGGCTGGTGGAGGCGGTGGTTCCTTTGGGGGGAAAGGCACTAGCAGCGGGTCGGGCCCTGGGGGCTGCTCCTGGCTCCGCTCCAGGCCCGACACTTTAGGGACCACGGAGAGTTTTGCTTCACAGTTCCCATTGAAGGCGCCGTGGGGGCCCGAGGCTGTGAGGGCAGGATGGCAGACATGCTTAGTAGAGGCTCATGCTCACCCGATCTCCCTCCCTTGCTTCCAACACACCCTTGTACCAACCTTTGCTGGTTGAGACAGTAAAGGATGGGTCAAGGTCATCATCGGAGACCTAGGGAAGAAGTAGAAGGAGAGAATTAAGTTGTAGGTGGTCCAGGCCTCCATCTAGGAAACGACAACAGCCTCTGGAGACTGCCAGAAACAGATGATAATAGCAAGTTTACTCCATCAGCTTAGCTGAGATCCACTGTATTGTGGGTACTAAGGGGCCTAAGCTTGGAGAAAGAAGTAAATTGCTGAGCCTGAGAATCTGCTAGGCAAGGAGAACTGAATCAAGGCAGTACTGAAGTGTCAGAAAAACAGGAAATCAAAGCAAAAATGTCAGATATCACTACTGCTGGCCCCCAGGACAACCTGATTTATAGATTGTTTGGTCCACTACCATTAGCAAAAATCTTTCAACTAACTGCAAAGATTTTGAAACCTGGAGACTCCTCATTAAGAATCCAGACTCAGGTTTTCTTGTCCCCATTCTCAATAGTTTGCTAGAAATGGATAGTGGCCATCCCCTTAAAATGGACAACAACTCCCTGCACCACAGTCCTTGTCCAGTCAACTTTTGAAGGAAAACAAGGCATACAtcagaaaatgcaaatttcaCTACTTTTAGGAGTAGTTACACAGTTGTGTACAGTACTATCTGCCAGGACATGTTACTACACGTCAAGCAAATCAACTCTAATCGTAAACTAAGATACCTCTAAAAGAGAAGTTCCTACACTGTTTACAATGGTTTAGTGTCCTTACTGCCATGATAAACATCTCGGCTCAGACTCTCACCCATGAAACTCAAATTGTAAGAGGTGACTAATGGCCAGTGGGAAAGACCACCTGTGTTCCAGTCATTCTGAATGTCCATGAACTAGTGGTAGCTCCAAGAGGTTTAGAAAGAATGGCTCACCAAGACATGGACCTTCTTTCTCTGGTTAGCTGGCCACTTGCCCTCCCAAGTCCCCCATTTTTCTCCCAAAAGACCAATCCAGGCTCAACCTAACCCATGTTCCCCACTCAAGATGAGGCTGTCTGCTGCATGTAGGCCTTTAAGCTGCAGTCCATCTTCCAAGCTGGGGACTCTGCCTGCCCAGCAAGTTCTAACTCCACTCACCCTCTCATCCAGATCACTTTCCGCATCACACtggggagaaggaaaagagaatggtGTCAGGATAGGGAAGAGAGATGAGGCCCAAGGGATGGGGGGAGGAGCCAGGACAGGTAGACAGCACTTACTATGTATCCAGCTTCCAGAGAGTGACGGGAGAAGGCCTGAGAAAGACCAGAGTCCAGAGGTAAGGGAGGCTGACTGGCCAGGCAACTGGATAAAGTCTCAACTCCCGGCAAGGCATTCAAGGTCTCTCATGATCTATTTTCAACCTCTTTTTGTAGCTGCTTCTCTGGCTAGTGCCCATCcccattctactgtcattttctAAATACACTAGGTTCTTACATTTATGCATGTTGACCCCAAacaacttttctccatttctcctcttAGCAAACTTCTGACTACTTCAGGGCCTGACTAAGTCATCCTAGGGGGCTTTCCCTAACCACAACCCTCCTCCCATCCCCCAGACAGAAAGAGTGGTTTCCTCATGTGAGTTTCTGCAGCATCTCTTCCATACCTCTTCCAGATCTGGCCTTGTATAGCTTTTCTCAAGCTTAATTCTAGGTATTTAATTGCCGACGCTTTTCTTTCCTACCACCACCTCAAGGGTCCACATGTAATTTATGATTCAAACAAGTTCCTTTGATTTGTCTCTTAAAATTATCAATGCATCTGAAACCAATGTAGAACCAAACAAAAACAGGTGAGTCTGACTGTAGACAAATCTTGGGTCAGACCTGGATAGGGAGAAGCTGGGGGTTCAAATCTGCTGTACCCTTTCCTCTTTGCCCTTAGAGTCTGAGGTTAGTGTTTAGGATGCACTGCTGACAGAAAACCAATCAATGTTAAAGACTCCACCCAAAGAGTGTTAAAGGATGGGGATCTGGGACACCTCACCTCTTTCCTTCTCCGCTTATTGGGCCATTTGCGGGCCCGATCCCCAGGGGGCCGGCCAGGCTCCCGATCAGAGCTGTCCCCTGGCTCTCCAGTGGCCCCACTGGAGCCCCCCCTCTTCCGTTTCCCAGAATGCTTCAGCCGATGTTCCAGTCGCTCTGGGGGCTGAAGAGATGCATCCttctgtggaggaggaggtgggactgaagtagatggaaaaagaaaacctcCCCACTTCTCTAGGGGTGACCAGGCCGCCAAAGTGCCTC is a window encoding:
- the Fbrs gene encoding putative fibrosin-1 isoform X3, giving the protein METAAAPGPGWAAEGERRRRRCSRRDRDREQRRRRGPGGDAPRALLAAPRGSSSSSSPPPPTRPWSSASSGERPGGPRRRRPRPRPRPPRPRARKRPAGSGSRGEEEEEEEEGGADDGEAEEEPEEEEEEEEDLIDGFAIASFASLEALQKDASLQPPERLEHRLKHSGKRKRGGSSGATGEPGDSSDREPGRPPGDRARKWPNKRRRKEAFSRHSLEAGYICDAESDLDERVSDDDLDPSFTVSTSKASGPHGAFNGNCEAKLSVVPKVSGLERSQEQPPGPDPLLVPFPPKEPPPPPAPRPPVSPPAPLPATPSLPPPPQPQLQLRVSPFGLRTSPYGSSLDLSTGSSSRPPPKAPAPPVAQPPPSSSSSSSSSSSASSSSAQLTHRPPTPSLPLPLSTHGFPPHGLRAPPPPHHPSLFSPGPTLPPPPPLLQVPGHPGASAANALSEQDLIGQDLNSRYLNAQGGPEVVGAGGSARPLAFQFHQHNHQHQHTHQHTHQHFTPYPPGLLPPHGPHMFEKYPGKMEGLFRHNPYTAFPPAVPGLPPGLPPAVSFGSLQGAFQPKIPDHFRPPLRKPGKWCAMHVRVAYMILRHQEKMKGESHKLDFRNDLLPCLPGPYGALPPGQELSHPASLFTATGAVHAAANPFTAAPGAHGPFLSPSTHIDPFGRPTSFASLAALSNGAFGGLGSPTFNSGAVFAQKESPGAPPAFASPPDPWGRLHRSPLAFPAWVRPPEAARTPGSDKERPVERRESSITKEEKDRDLPFSRPQLRVSPATPKARAGEEGARPAKESVRVKEERKEEAAAAAAAAAAAAAAAAAAAAAATGPQGLHLLFERPRPPPFLGPSPPERCASFLESTWLAGPPRLARPPRFYEAGEELTGPGAVAAARLYGLEPAHPLLYSRLAPPPPPAAAPGTPHLLSKTPPGALLGAPPPLVPAPRPSSPPRAPGPARADR
- the Fbrs gene encoding putative fibrosin-1 isoform X1, whose product is METAAAPGPGWAAEGERRRRRCSRRDRDREQRRRRGPGGDAPRALLAAPRGSSSSSSPPPPTRPWSSASSGERPGGPRRRRPRPRPRPPRPRARKRPAGSGSRGEEEEEEEEGGADDGEAEEEPEEEEEEEEDLIDGFAIASFASLEALQKDASLQPPERLEHRLKHSGKRKRGGSSGATGEPGDSSDREPGRPPGDRARKWPNKRRRKEAFSRHSLEAGYICDAESDLDERVSDDDLDPSFTVSTSKASGPHGAFNGNCEAKLSVVPKVSGLERSQEQPPGPDPLLVPFPPKEPPPPPAPRPPVSPPAPLPATPSLPPPPQPQLQLRVSPFGLRTSPYGSSLDLSTGSSSRPPPKAPAPPVAQPPPSSSSSSSSSSSASSSSAQLTHRPPTPSLPLPLSTHGFPPHGLRAPPPPHHPSLFSPGPTLPPPPPLLQVPGHPGASAANALSEQDLIGQDLNSRYLNAQGGPEVVGAGGSARPLAFQFHQHNHQHQHTHQHTHQHFTPYPPGLLPPHGPHMFEKYPGKMEGLFRHNPYTAFPPAVPGLPPGLPPAVSFGSLQGAFQPKSTNPELPPRLGPVPSGLPQKGTQIPDHFRPPLRKPGKWCAMHVRVAYMILRHQEKMKGESHKLDFRNDLLPCLPGPYGALPPGQELSHPASLFTATGAVHAAANPFTAAPGAHGPFLSPSTHIDPFGRPTSFASLAALSNGAFGGLGSPTFNSGAVFAQKESPGAPPAFASPPDPWGRLHRSPLAFPAWVRPPEAARTPGSDKERPVERRESSITKEEKDRDLPFSRPQLRVSPATPKARAGEEGARPAKESVRVKEERKEEAAAAAAAAAAAAAAAAAAAAAATGPQGLHLLFERPRPPPFLGPSPPERCASFLESTWLAGPPRLARPPRFYEAGEELTGPGAVAAARLYGLEPAHPLLYSRLAPPPPPAAAPGTPHLLSKTPPGALLGAPPPLVPAPRPSSPPRAPGPARADR
- the Fbrs gene encoding putative fibrosin-1 isoform X2 translates to METAAAPGPGWAAEGERRRRRCSRRDRDREQRRRRGPGGDAPRALLAAPRGSSSSSSPPPPTRPWSSASSGERPGGPRRRRPRPRPRPPRPRARKRPAGSGSRGEEEEEEEEGGADDGEAEEEPEEEEEEEEDLIDGFAIASFASLEALQKDASLQPPERLEHRLKHSGKRKRGGSSGATGEPGDSSDREPGRPPGDRARKWPNKRRRKEAFSRHSLEAGYICDAESDLDERVSDDDLDPSFTVSTSKASGPHGAFNGNCEAKLSVVPKVSGLERSQEQPPGPDPLLVPFPPKEPPPPPAPRPPVSPPAPLPATPSLPPPPQPQLQLRVSPFGLRTSPYGSSLDLSTGSSSRPPPKAPAPPVAQPPPSSSSSSSSSSSASSSSAQLTHRPPTPSLPLPLSTHGFPPHGLRAPPPPHHPSLFSPGPTLPPPPPLLQVPGHPGASAANALSEQDLIGQDLNSRYLNAQGGPEVVGAGGSARPLAFQFHQHNHQHQHTHQHTHQHFTPYPPGLLPPHGPHMPYTAFPPAVPGLPPGLPPAVSFGSLQGAFQPKSTNPELPPRLGPVPSGLPQKGTQIPDHFRPPLRKPGKWCAMHVRVAYMILRHQEKMKGESHKLDFRNDLLPCLPGPYGALPPGQELSHPASLFTATGAVHAAANPFTAAPGAHGPFLSPSTHIDPFGRPTSFASLAALSNGAFGGLGSPTFNSGAVFAQKESPGAPPAFASPPDPWGRLHRSPLAFPAWVRPPEAARTPGSDKERPVERRESSITKEEKDRDLPFSRPQLRVSPATPKARAGEEGARPAKESVRVKEERKEEAAAAAAAAAAAAAAAAAAAAAATGPQGLHLLFERPRPPPFLGPSPPERCASFLESTWLAGPPRLARPPRFYEAGEELTGPGAVAAARLYGLEPAHPLLYSRLAPPPPPAAAPGTPHLLSKTPPGALLGAPPPLVPAPRPSSPPRAPGPARADR
- the Fbrs gene encoding putative fibrosin-1 isoform X4, which translates into the protein METAAAPGPGWAAEGERRRRRCSRRDRDREQRRRRGPGGDAPRALLAAPRGSSSSSSPPPPTRPWSSASSGERPGGPRRRRPRPRPRPPRPRARKRPAGSGSRGEEEEEEEEGGADDGEAEEEPEEEEEEEEDLIDGFAIASFASLEALQKDASLQPPERLEHRLKHSGKRKRGGSSGATGEPGDSSDREPGRPPGDRARKWPNKRRRKEAFSRHSLEAGYICDAESDLDERVSDDDLDPSFTVSTSKASGPHGAFNGNCEAKLSVVPKVSGLERSQEQPPGPDPLLVPFPPKEPPPPPAPRPPVSPPAPLPATPSLPPPPQPQLQLRVSPFGLRTSPYGSSLDLSTGSSSRPPPKAPAPPVAQPPPSSSSSSSSSSSASSSSAQLTHRPPTPSLPLPLSTHGFPPHGLRAPPPPHHPSLFSPGPTLPPPPPLLQVPGHPGASAANALSEQDLIGQDLNSRYLNAQGGPEVVGAGGSARPLAFQFHQHNHQHQHTHQHTHQHFTPYPPGLLPPHGPHMPYTAFPPAVPGLPPGLPPAVSFGSLQGAFQPKIPDHFRPPLRKPGKWCAMHVRVAYMILRHQEKMKGESHKLDFRNDLLPCLPGPYGALPPGQELSHPASLFTATGAVHAAANPFTAAPGAHGPFLSPSTHIDPFGRPTSFASLAALSNGAFGGLGSPTFNSGAVFAQKESPGAPPAFASPPDPWGRLHRSPLAFPAWVRPPEAARTPGSDKERPVERRESSITKEEKDRDLPFSRPQLRVSPATPKARAGEEGARPAKESVRVKEERKEEAAAAAAAAAAAAAAAAAAAAAATGPQGLHLLFERPRPPPFLGPSPPERCASFLESTWLAGPPRLARPPRFYEAGEELTGPGAVAAARLYGLEPAHPLLYSRLAPPPPPAAAPGTPHLLSKTPPGALLGAPPPLVPAPRPSSPPRAPGPARADR